Proteins encoded by one window of Burkholderia plantarii:
- a CDS encoding sigma-54-dependent transcriptional regulator, which yields MPYILVVEDDADTRDMLSALAQTQQLTCDTAATLAQARELIAQHTPDLVLCDLVLPDGSGMDLFDELPKGVHCEMVLTTGHASLETAIDALRRGATDYLVKPLNMQRLNAIFARVPRTSVLHEEIASLRSELKQLGRFGRMLGNSPPMQAMYDAISRVASTEASVLLKGESGTGKELAAQTIHDLSLRRKGPFLAINCGAIAANLVESEMFGHDRGSFTGADRQHKGFFERADGGTLFLDEITEMPMESQVKLLRVLETGRLTRLGSARELDVDVRIVAATNRDPEAAMAEGRLRPDLYHRINVFPITLPSLRERGDDIPMLAVAFLNRLNEESGRKMRFAPAALAALAGYEWPGNVRELRNFVQRASIFNDGEVIDTLPPPIMAEVSGDAAGADDTVSVPFGTTLEEVDRRVILGTLAQCGGVKTHAAEVLDISLKTIYNRLAQLEGGDKTTS from the coding sequence ATGCCCTACATTCTGGTCGTCGAAGACGACGCCGATACCCGTGACATGCTTTCCGCGCTCGCGCAGACGCAGCAGTTGACCTGCGATACCGCGGCGACGCTGGCGCAGGCGCGCGAGCTGATCGCCCAGCACACGCCGGATCTCGTGTTGTGCGATCTGGTGCTGCCCGACGGCAGCGGCATGGACCTGTTCGACGAGCTGCCGAAGGGCGTCCATTGCGAGATGGTACTGACCACCGGCCACGCGAGCCTCGAGACCGCGATCGATGCCCTGCGGCGCGGCGCGACCGACTACCTCGTCAAGCCGCTCAACATGCAGCGGCTGAACGCGATCTTCGCGCGCGTGCCGCGCACCAGCGTGCTGCACGAGGAGATCGCCTCGCTGCGCAGCGAGCTGAAGCAGCTGGGCCGCTTCGGCCGCATGCTCGGCAATTCGCCGCCGATGCAGGCGATGTACGACGCGATCAGCCGCGTGGCGAGCACCGAGGCATCGGTGCTGCTCAAGGGCGAGTCGGGCACCGGCAAGGAACTGGCCGCGCAGACCATCCACGATCTGAGCCTGCGCCGCAAGGGGCCGTTCCTCGCGATCAACTGCGGGGCGATCGCGGCGAACCTGGTCGAGAGCGAGATGTTCGGCCACGACCGCGGCAGCTTCACGGGCGCGGACCGTCAGCACAAGGGCTTCTTCGAGCGCGCCGACGGCGGCACGCTGTTCCTCGACGAAATCACCGAGATGCCGATGGAGTCGCAGGTCAAGCTGCTGCGCGTGCTCGAGACCGGGCGCCTCACGCGGCTCGGCTCGGCGCGCGAGCTCGACGTGGACGTGCGGATCGTGGCCGCCACCAACCGCGACCCCGAGGCCGCGATGGCCGAGGGTCGGCTGCGTCCCGACCTTTATCACCGCATCAACGTGTTCCCGATCACGCTGCCGTCGCTGCGCGAACGCGGCGACGACATCCCGATGCTGGCCGTGGCGTTCCTGAACCGGCTCAACGAGGAGAGCGGCCGCAAGATGCGCTTCGCGCCCGCCGCGCTGGCGGCGCTCGCCGGCTACGAGTGGCCCGGCAACGTGCGCGAGCTGCGCAATTTCGTGCAGCGCGCGAGCATCTTCAACGACGGCGAGGTGATCGACACGCTGCCGCCGCCGATCATGGCCGAGGTGTCGGGTGATGCGGCGGGCGCCGACGACACGGTGTCGGTGCCGTTCGGCACCACGCTCGAGGAAGTCGACCGGCGCGTGATCCTCGGCACGCTGGCGCAATGCGGCGGGGTGAAGACGCACGCGGCCGAGGTGCTCGACATTAGCCTGAAGACGATCTACAACCGCCTCGCGCAGCTCGAAGGCGGAGACAAGACCACGTCGTGA
- a CDS encoding sigma-54 interaction domain-containing protein, whose protein sequence is MSRLPSEGRRLAGSSPRIQALLSKIEKIAATRASVLIVGESGAGKDIAARLVHDSSPRASGPFVAVNCGAIPADIAESQLFGHEKGSFTGAAAQHIGFFEAARGGTIFLDEIAEMPRDLQVKLLRALESNTIMRVGGTETIALDVRVVAATHHNPADAIRDGRLREDLFYRLAAMALHVPALRHRDGDVEEIARALIDTLNAQHGTSKALSAQALKLLRSYPWPGNVRELRNTIERAFILADDTIELDLPRQLPPRADVRDNVMSLPLGATLAHAQQRFIMASLRHFEGDKPRTAKALGISLKTLYNRLALMREHGLQHEPDESARR, encoded by the coding sequence ATGTCGAGACTCCCTAGCGAAGGCCGTCGTCTGGCCGGCTCCTCGCCGCGCATCCAGGCGCTGCTGTCGAAGATCGAGAAGATCGCCGCGACCCGCGCGAGCGTGCTGATCGTCGGCGAAAGCGGCGCGGGCAAGGACATCGCCGCGCGCCTCGTCCATGATTCGAGCCCGCGCGCGAGCGGCCCGTTCGTCGCCGTGAACTGCGGCGCGATCCCTGCCGACATCGCCGAATCGCAGCTGTTCGGCCACGAGAAAGGCAGCTTCACCGGCGCGGCCGCGCAACACATCGGTTTCTTCGAGGCCGCGCGCGGCGGCACGATCTTCCTCGACGAAATCGCCGAGATGCCGCGCGACTTGCAGGTCAAGCTGCTGCGCGCGCTCGAATCGAACACCATCATGCGCGTGGGCGGCACCGAGACGATCGCGCTCGACGTGCGCGTGGTGGCGGCCACCCACCACAACCCCGCCGACGCGATCCGCGACGGGCGCCTGCGCGAGGATCTGTTCTACCGGCTCGCCGCGATGGCGCTGCACGTACCGGCGCTGCGCCACCGCGACGGCGACGTCGAGGAGATCGCGCGCGCGCTGATCGACACGCTCAACGCGCAGCACGGCACCAGCAAGGCGCTCTCGGCGCAGGCGCTCAAGCTGCTGCGCAGCTACCCGTGGCCCGGCAACGTGCGCGAGCTGCGCAACACCATCGAACGCGCGTTCATTCTCGCCGACGACACCATCGAGCTCGACCTGCCGCGTCAGCTGCCGCCGCGCGCCGACGTGCGCGACAACGTCATGTCGCTGCCGCTTGGCGCGACGCTCGCGCATGCGCAGCAGCGCTTCATCATGGCGTCGCTGCGGCACTTCGAGGGCGACAAGCCGCGCACGGCGAAGGCGCTCGGCATCAGCCTGAAGACGCTCTACAACCGGCTCGCGCTGATGCGCGAGCACGGGCTGCAGCACGAACCCGACGAGAGCGCGCGCCGCTAG
- a CDS encoding ATP-binding protein: MTQMQSGWIRNGMTGAALVAMATVLQSLLVHYGGPNMPLLLYYPFIAGVAWTVSFGAGLVASLASALLIWLLFVGDPLAYPLSPAMQAMQIGLFLLVSGVVCAVVAAFRHSRLTNDALRRREAAARQQYEAMLASLTQGVIVTDPAGRITYLNPAAAALADLDAGAARGRALTDALHGNDGHGAGTRSTTVLERVLGGGEGSASDLLWLRPAGQAARIPVAAVASPLRDPDGVRSGAVLVLRDVSADHERATANQMLRRLVDASPDAIIGVGADRLITSWNPAAQRMFGYAEAQALGRDAGMLVAPRWQQRHPLDVAVRDVHDAVAGVDLLCLREDGVRFRATLAASPVFDDENVCVALSLTLRDTGMQRRRERRNHHRLRGARDARRQADTSNRLKDELLAIVSHELRTPLNVIYGWVEVMRNPVAEALQRQAIDAIDRSARSLSRMVADLLDASSLATGKLRLDPMPVDLVRVVADATGSLGTTAAAEGITLETRCALDTCVVSGDAERLRQMLSNLLSNAFKFTPRGGRVTVALVREDTRALLSVTDTGQGVAPEFLPHVFEAFRRAEGSPASPRRGLGLGLSIVRHIAELHGGSARVTSDGTGRGTTFEVALPAGWQPAGALTWASQTTASVPASHERLHLDGQRILLVDDDATSRTSLATALATLGAEIVVAESGRDALARIEAARPTVVLSDLAMPDGDGFWLLDALRGGSYTAAPVLAVTAHAGQADERRVLAAGFDGYLCKPVDIQLLAREILRTTQARGAALPPRVLPPKQALGSRLPD, from the coding sequence ATGACCCAAATGCAATCAGGCTGGATTCGCAACGGCATGACGGGTGCCGCGCTGGTCGCGATGGCGACGGTGCTGCAGTCGCTGCTCGTCCATTACGGCGGCCCGAACATGCCGCTCTTGCTCTATTACCCGTTCATCGCGGGGGTGGCGTGGACGGTTTCGTTCGGCGCGGGCCTCGTCGCGTCGCTCGCGAGCGCGCTGCTGATCTGGCTGCTGTTCGTCGGCGACCCGCTCGCCTATCCGCTGTCGCCTGCCATGCAGGCGATGCAGATCGGCCTGTTCCTGCTGGTGTCGGGCGTGGTCTGCGCGGTGGTGGCCGCGTTCCGCCATTCGCGGCTGACCAACGACGCGCTGCGCCGCCGCGAGGCCGCCGCGCGCCAGCAATACGAGGCGATGCTCGCGTCGCTGACGCAGGGCGTGATCGTCACCGATCCGGCCGGGCGCATCACCTACCTGAACCCGGCCGCGGCCGCGCTCGCCGATCTCGACGCGGGCGCCGCGCGCGGCCGCGCGCTCACCGACGCGCTGCACGGCAACGACGGCCACGGCGCGGGCACGCGCTCGACCACCGTGCTCGAGCGGGTGCTCGGCGGCGGCGAGGGCAGCGCCTCGGACCTGCTGTGGCTGCGGCCCGCCGGGCAGGCCGCGCGGATTCCGGTGGCGGCCGTCGCCTCGCCGCTGCGCGACCCCGACGGCGTGCGCAGCGGCGCGGTGCTGGTGCTGCGCGACGTCAGCGCCGATCACGAGCGCGCCACCGCGAACCAGATGCTGCGGCGGCTCGTGGATGCCTCGCCCGACGCGATCATCGGGGTGGGCGCCGATCGCCTGATCACGAGCTGGAACCCGGCCGCGCAGCGCATGTTCGGCTATGCCGAGGCGCAGGCGCTCGGCCGCGACGCCGGCATGCTGGTCGCGCCGCGCTGGCAGCAGCGCCATCCGCTCGACGTGGCGGTGCGCGACGTGCATGACGCGGTGGCCGGCGTCGACCTGCTCTGCCTGCGCGAGGACGGCGTGCGGTTCCGCGCGACGCTGGCGGCCTCGCCCGTGTTCGACGACGAAAACGTCTGCGTGGCGCTGTCGCTGACGCTGCGCGACACGGGCATGCAGCGCCGCCGCGAGCGCCGCAATCATCACCGTCTGCGTGGCGCGCGCGACGCGCGGCGCCAGGCCGACACCTCGAACCGCCTCAAGGACGAACTGCTCGCGATCGTCTCGCACGAGCTGCGCACGCCGCTCAACGTGATCTACGGCTGGGTGGAGGTGATGCGCAACCCGGTGGCCGAGGCGCTGCAGCGCCAGGCGATCGACGCGATCGACCGCAGCGCGCGTTCGCTGTCGCGGATGGTGGCCGACCTGCTCGACGCCTCGTCGCTGGCCACCGGCAAGCTGCGGCTCGACCCGATGCCGGTCGACCTGGTGCGCGTGGTGGCCGACGCCACCGGCTCGCTCGGCACCACGGCGGCCGCCGAGGGCATCACGCTCGAGACGCGCTGCGCGCTCGACACCTGCGTCGTGTCGGGCGACGCCGAGCGGCTCAGGCAGATGCTCTCGAACCTGCTGTCGAACGCGTTCAAGTTCACGCCGCGCGGCGGCCGCGTGACGGTCGCGCTGGTGCGTGAGGACACGCGCGCGCTGCTGAGCGTGACCGACACGGGCCAGGGCGTGGCGCCGGAATTCCTGCCGCATGTGTTCGAGGCGTTCCGGCGCGCCGAGGGTTCGCCGGCCTCGCCGCGCCGCGGCCTCGGGCTGGGCCTGTCGATCGTGCGCCACATCGCCGAGCTGCATGGCGGCAGTGCGCGCGTGACGAGCGACGGCACCGGGCGCGGCACCACCTTCGAGGTCGCGCTGCCGGCCGGCTGGCAGCCGGCCGGCGCGCTGACCTGGGCCTCCCAGACGACGGCGAGCGTGCCGGCCTCCCACGAACGGCTGCACCTCGACGGCCAGCGCATCTTGCTGGTCGACGACGACGCCACCTCGCGCACCAGCCTCGCCACCGCGCTCGCCACGCTCGGCGCCGAGATCGTGGTGGCCGAGTCGGGGCGCGACGCGCTCGCCAGGATCGAGGCCGCGCGGCCGACCGTGGTGCTGTCCGACCTCGCGATGCCGGACGGCGACGGCTTCTGGCTGCTCGACGCGCTGCGCGGCGGCAGCTACACGGCCGCGCCGGTGCTGGCCGTGACCGCTCACGCGGGGCAGGCCGACGAGCGGCGCGTGCTGGCCGCCGGCTTCGACGGCTACCTGTGCAAGCCGGTCGACATCCAGCTGCTCGCGCGCGAGATCCTGCGCACCACGCAGGCGCGCGGCGCGGCGCTGCCGCCGCGCGTGTTGCCGCCGAAGCAGGCGCTCGGCTCGCGGCTGCCCGACTGA
- a CDS encoding BON domain-containing protein — MTHRLARQFLSTPRRRHPARRLLAVALTAATAFCAGAAFDANAADSGDTLASATHSAGAKMHDMTLTTKAKAALVQASGLDSGDVHVSTKNGQVTLTGSVPDESQRPLAIAAVKSVDGVRGVEDQLTIHAR; from the coding sequence ATGACACACCGCCTCGCACGCCAGTTCCTGTCGACGCCGCGCCGGCGGCATCCGGCACGCCGCCTCCTGGCGGTCGCGCTGACGGCGGCCACTGCGTTCTGCGCCGGTGCCGCGTTCGATGCGAACGCGGCGGACAGCGGTGACACGCTGGCCAGCGCGACGCACTCGGCCGGCGCGAAGATGCACGACATGACCCTCACCACCAAGGCGAAGGCCGCGCTGGTGCAGGCGAGCGGGCTCGACTCGGGCGACGTCCACGTCAGCACGAAGAACGGCCAGGTGACGCTCACCGGCAGCGTGCCCGACGAGTCGCAGCGCCCGCTCGCGATCGCCGCCGTGAAGAGCGTGGACGGCGTGCGCGGGGTGGAGGACCAACTGACCATCCACGCGCGCTAG
- a CDS encoding DUF4142 domain-containing protein has protein sequence MMKRRSRAWRAAAIAAALGAVFAASAQTDPNPTPHDPPAADPRVGAEIVKPASPVGDAEIAKRPQGIDPEFVDKASLAGKREVQASQLAIEHSASPAVREFAKMMLDDHGRANEQLRVIAAKQGVPAQAAKIVDPDVEALRGKQGHDFDLAYVAVAGPAAHRQAIRLFEAEARGGHSTELRAFAQQGLPMLRKHLAAAQKLAQQVGS, from the coding sequence ATGATGAAACGACGCAGCAGAGCATGGCGCGCGGCGGCAATCGCCGCCGCACTCGGCGCGGTCTTCGCGGCATCCGCCCAGACCGACCCGAATCCGACCCCGCACGATCCGCCCGCGGCCGACCCGCGAGTCGGCGCGGAGATCGTCAAGCCGGCCTCGCCGGTCGGCGACGCCGAGATCGCGAAGCGCCCGCAGGGCATCGATCCGGAGTTCGTCGACAAGGCTTCGCTGGCCGGCAAGCGCGAGGTGCAGGCGAGCCAGCTCGCGATCGAGCATTCGGCCTCGCCGGCGGTGCGTGAGTTCGCGAAGATGATGCTCGACGACCACGGCCGCGCCAACGAGCAATTGCGCGTGATCGCCGCGAAGCAGGGCGTGCCGGCGCAGGCGGCGAAGATCGTCGATCCCGACGTCGAGGCGCTGCGCGGCAAGCAGGGCCACGATTTCGATCTCGCCTACGTGGCGGTGGCGGGGCCGGCCGCGCACCGTCAGGCGATCCGGCTGTTCGAGGCGGAGGCGCGCGGCGGCCACTCGACCGAGTTGCGAGCGTTCGCGCAGCAGGGCCTGCCGATGTTGCGCAAGCATCTGGCCGCCGCGCAGAAGCTCGCGCAGCAGGTGGGCAGCTGA
- a CDS encoding BON domain-containing protein: protein MQRRHPNRSRDMRGPANWQERNERAYWGNDENDLPHYDDVLLPDDEREIDLHDAREQRPADRIDERRWRDERGWAQAEAREGRDVERVSDRAAGRDSGYERGHDNDRDRQGARRGRDEHGRDETRPYGGPQRAAPAPMRGSERGGVPYDARGGRRAEPHYPEERSRGGHGAPSHARYDPPGHPARDAARVARTASTAPRLRGPKGYTRSDERIREDVCERLAYAIDIDVSEVSVTVTDACVQLDGTVPERWMKHEIEDLADSCVWVRDVDNRVRVARAASGDEPYPVPREAQPTLPTSPAASPAPAAHPSGAIGPAGAAEPSTGPAGPEADRQRHRP, encoded by the coding sequence ATGCAACGACGCCATCCGAACCGCTCGCGTGACATGCGCGGGCCGGCCAACTGGCAGGAACGCAACGAACGCGCGTACTGGGGCAACGACGAGAACGACCTGCCGCATTACGACGACGTGCTGCTGCCCGACGACGAACGCGAGATCGATCTGCACGACGCGCGCGAGCAGCGGCCCGCCGATCGCATCGACGAGCGCCGCTGGCGCGACGAGCGCGGCTGGGCGCAGGCCGAGGCGCGCGAGGGCCGCGATGTCGAGCGCGTTTCCGACCGTGCCGCCGGCCGGGATTCCGGCTACGAGCGCGGCCATGACAACGATCGCGACCGGCAGGGCGCGCGGCGCGGGCGCGATGAACACGGGCGCGACGAGACACGCCCCTATGGCGGCCCGCAACGCGCCGCGCCGGCACCGATGCGCGGCAGCGAACGCGGCGGCGTGCCCTACGACGCGCGCGGCGGCCGCCGCGCCGAACCCCACTATCCGGAAGAGCGCAGCCGGGGCGGCCATGGCGCGCCGTCCCACGCGCGCTACGATCCGCCCGGGCATCCGGCGCGCGACGCGGCCCGTGTCGCGCGCACGGCCAGCACGGCGCCGCGGCTGCGCGGGCCGAAGGGCTACACGCGTTCGGACGAACGGATTCGCGAGGACGTCTGCGAGCGGCTCGCCTATGCGATCGACATCGACGTCAGCGAGGTCAGCGTGACGGTGACGGACGCCTGCGTGCAGCTCGACGGCACCGTGCCGGAGCGCTGGATGAAGCACGAGATCGAGGATCTGGCCGACAGCTGCGTATGGGTGCGCGACGTCGACAATCGCGTGCGCGTGGCGCGCGCCGCGTCCGGCGACGAACCCTATCCGGTGCCGCGCGAGGCGCAGCCGACGCTGCCGACCTCGCCGGCGGCCTCGCCCGCGCCGGCCGCGCATCCGTCCGGCGCGATCGGGCCGGCGGGCGCGGCCGAACCGTCGACCGGCCCGGCCGGCCCCGAGGCTGACCGGCAGCGCCACCGACCGTGA
- a CDS encoding PRC-barrel domain-containing protein, with product MNPHPETGTESGASGRAPDRIVGRATPTDGPGPDVMAAATLDGNRVYATDGVHVGHIKDIMLDVRGGRIAYAVLSSGGLLGIGDKLIAVPWHALTLDTDRKCFLLAVTAQQVRDAPSFDRHRWPSFADPAWVASTEPAVAQDTGWEPDDVGRFDVDTGIDIDAPPHETSPSRPEPRGGQH from the coding sequence ATGAATCCGCATCCCGAGACCGGCACCGAATCCGGCGCCTCCGGCCGCGCCCCTGATCGAATCGTGGGCCGCGCCACGCCCACCGACGGCCCCGGCCCCGACGTGATGGCCGCGGCGACGCTCGACGGCAACCGCGTCTATGCCACCGACGGCGTCCATGTCGGCCACATCAAGGACATCATGCTCGACGTGCGCGGCGGCCGCATCGCCTATGCGGTGCTGTCGAGCGGCGGCCTGCTCGGCATCGGCGACAAGCTGATCGCGGTGCCGTGGCACGCGCTGACGCTCGATACCGACCGCAAGTGCTTCCTGCTGGCCGTCACGGCGCAGCAGGTGCGCGACGCGCCGAGCTTCGATCGCCACCGCTGGCCGTCGTTCGCCGATCCGGCCTGGGTCGCCTCGACCGAGCCCGCCGTGGCGCAAGACACCGGCTGGGAACCTGACGACGTCGGCCGCTTCGACGTCGATACCGGCATCGACATCGATGCGCCGCCGCACGAAACCTCGCCGAGCCGCCCCGAACCGCGCGGCGGCCAGCATTGA